Proteins encoded within one genomic window of Bos indicus isolate NIAB-ARS_2022 breed Sahiwal x Tharparkar chromosome 23, NIAB-ARS_B.indTharparkar_mat_pri_1.0, whole genome shotgun sequence:
- the LOC139178886 gene encoding olfactory receptor 12D1-like, with translation MLNQTSVTEFFLLGVTDIQVLQPVLFVVFLTIYFLNLAGNGAILIVVISDPRLHSPMYFFLGNLSCLDICYSTVTLPKMLENFLSTHKAISFLGCISQLHFFHFLGSTEAMLVPVMAFDRFVAICKPLCYTLIMSHQVCIQMAVTIWIIGFFHALLHSVMTSRLNFCGSNHIHHFFCDVKPLLKLACGNTELNQWLLNNVTGTFAMGSFFLTLLSYFYIIIYLFFKTHSCSMLHKALSTCASHFMVVVLLFGPVFFIYIRPASGSSMDQERIVAIMYSVVTPVLNPLIYTLRNKEVKEALRRMIRRKL, from the coding sequence ATGCTGAATCAAACTTCCGTCACTGAATTTTTCCTCCTGGGAGTGACagacatccaagtactgcagccGGTTCTCTTCGTGGTTTTCCTTACAATTTACTTTCTCAATTTGGCTGGAAATGGAGCCATCCTGATAGTTGTCATCTCTGATCCAAGACTTCATTctcctatgtattttttcctgggcAACCTGTCATGTCTAGATATCTGCTACTCCACGGTGACTCTGCCAAAGATGCTGGAGAACTTCCTCTCTACACACAAAGCAATTTCTTTCTTGGGATGCATAAGCCAGCTTCATTTCTTCCACTTTCTGGGTAGTACAGAGGCCATGCTGGTGCCCGTGATGGCCTTTGACCGCTTTGTGGCTATCTGCAAACCACTTTGTTACACTCTTATCATGAGTCATCAGGTCTGTATCCAGATGGCTGTCACTATCTGGATCATTGGTTTTTTCCATGCCCTGCTGCACTCAGTAATGACCTCTCGCTTAAACTTCTGCGGTTCCAACCACATCCATCACTTCTTCTGTGATGTTAAGCCATTGCTCAAGCTGGCCTGTGGGAACACTGAGCTCAACCAGTGGCTGCTCAATAATGTCACAGGGACTTTTGCCATGGGCTCATTCTTTCTAACCCTTCTCTCCTATTTCTACATTATTATTTATCTGTTCTTCAAGACCCATTCTTGTAGCATGCTCCATAAAGCACTGTCCACGTGCGCCTCTCACTTCATGGTAGTTGTTCTTTTATTTGGtcctgtttttttcatttacatcCGTCCTGCCTCGGGTAGCTCCATGGACCAGGAACGGATCGTTGCCATTATGTACAGTGTGGTCACTCCTGTACTAAATCCACTGATCTATACTTTGAGGAACAAGGAAGTGAAGGAGGCATTGAGGAGGATGATCAGAAGGAAACTCTGA
- the LOC109576952 gene encoding olfactory receptor 12D2-like, whose translation MLNRTSITEFLLLGMTDIQELQSFLFVTILIIYFVIVTGNGAILIVVISDPRLHSPMYFFLGNLSCLDICFSTVTLPKMLENFLSTHKAISFLGCISQLHFFHFLGSTEVMLLAVMAFDCFVAICKPLYYTVIMNHQVCTQMAVTVWIIGFFHALLHSVMTSRLNFCGSYHIHHFFCDVKPLLKLACGNTDLNGWLLHTVTETIAMGSFFLTLLSYFYIIIYLFFKTHSCKVLRKALSTCASHFMLVVLLFGPVFFIYIRPASRSSMDQDRTVAIMYSVVTPVLNPLIYTLRNKEVKVALKRVIRRRP comes from the coding sequence atgcTGAACCGAACTTCAATCACTGAATTTCTTCTCTTGGGAATGACAGACATCCAGGAACTGcagtcttttctctttgttaCTATTCTTATAATTTACTTTGTCATTGTGACTGGAAACGGAGCCATCTTGATAGTTGTCATCTCTGATCCAAGACTCCATTctcctatgtattttttcctgggaaacctGTCATGTCTAGATATCTGCTTCTCCACGGTGACTCTGCCAAAGATGCTGGAGAACTTCCTCTCTACACACAAAGCAATTTCTTTCTTGGGATGCATAAGCCAGCTTCATTTCTTCCACTTCCTGGGCAGCACAGAGGTCATGTTGTTGGCTGTGATGGCCTTTGACTGCTTTGTGGCTATCTGCAAACCACTTTATTACACTGTTATCATGAATCATCAAGTCTGTACCCAGATGGCTGTCACTGTCTGGATCATTGGTTTTTTCCATGCCCTGCTGCACTCAGTAATGACATCTCGTTTAAACTTCTGTGGTTCCTACCACATCCATCACTTCTTCTGTGATGTTAAGCCATTGCTCAAGTTGGCCTGTGGGAACACTGACCTCAATGGGTGGCTACTTCATACTGTCACAGAGACCATTGCCATGGGCTCATTCTTTCTAACCCTTCTCTCCTATTTCTACATTATTATCTATCTTTTCTTCAAGACTCATTCTTGCAAAGTGCTTCGTAAAGCACTGTCTACTTGTGCCTCCCACTTCATGTTGGTTGTTCTTTTATTTGGtcctgtttttttcatttacattcgTCCTGCCTCACGTAGCTCCATGGACCAGGACCGGACTGTTGCCATTATGTACAGTGTGGTCACTCCTGTGCTAAACCCACTGATCTATACTTTGAGGAACAAGGAAGTAAAGGTGGCCTTGAAGAGGGTGATCAGAAGGAGGCCCTGA